A region of Diceros bicornis minor isolate mBicDic1 chromosome 31, mDicBic1.mat.cur, whole genome shotgun sequence DNA encodes the following proteins:
- the LOC131395263 gene encoding ral guanine nucleotide dissociation stimulator-like, producing the protein MVEQLTMMDAELFQKVVPSQCLGFTWGKRNKPGNEHLTLTVQATVDHFRRVASLVIITCLGNASMMTQDRARECVIRKNFSTRTVISVLQKTSTNHLKNTWEEVSLDSSEKLKELYSQDESLRR; encoded by the exons atggtggagcagttgaccatgatggatgcg gagctcttccagaaggtggtgccctctcagtgcctgggcttcacctggggcaagaggaacaagcccggcaatgagcacctgacACTCACTgtccaggccaccgtcgaccacttcagaagggtggccagcctcgtcatcatcACCTGCCTCGGGAACGCGAGCATGATgacccaggacagggcgagg gagtgcgtgATCCGGAAGAACTTCTCAacccgcactgtcatctctgttctgcagaaaacctccacaaaccacttgaagaacacatgggaggaagtttccct ggacagctctgaaaaactgaaggagctctatagccaagacgagtccttgagaaGATAA